AACGTTTCTTCAAATAAACATATAAGGACAAGAGGTTATTTGCCACTTCTTTCCCCTCTTCCATATTGAGAGAAAGTAGAAGTTCGGTAATGATGTCTTGGGTTTTGATGATATTGTTGTTCACAACATCATACTTTCTGGGAGTCATATTGTCTTTTGCCACACCAAGGAATCGGATGGCTCCGTCGAAGAGCATCACAATCAATTTGATTTGGCTAACGGTAGATATCTCATTGGCTTTGTATTCATTGTAAGCAGAGGCACCGGTTTTTCTCGCAAGCGACATTTTTTTCTCCTGAGTATTCCCATCGACCAAAAAGGATACTTGCTTAATGACCCAAGTGAATATTCTTAGAATATCAGATGGGAAAAATAAAACGTGTCGTTTTTTTGGCCTCAGGAAGAGGATCCAATTTTACCGCTTCCGTCGAGTACATTCGAAAAAAAAAGCTAAAGCTCGACCTGGTTGCCCTTGTAACAGACAACCCAGAGGCCAAAGCTCTAGGGATCGCCAAATCCTTTGGAATTCCTACAAAAGTCATTCCTTACGCCACCTATGCTCAAAAAACCGACTACCATAAGGATTTACTCGGCGAGGTGGAAAACCTGAATCCCGACCTCATTGTGGCTTGCGGGTACATGCGGATCCTAAAA
Above is a window of Leptospira wolbachii serovar Codice str. CDC DNA encoding:
- the fliS gene encoding flagellar export chaperone FliS; protein product: MSLARKTGASAYNEYKANEISTVSQIKLIVMLFDGAIRFLGVAKDNMTPRKYDVVNNNIIKTQDIITELLLSLNMEEGKEVANNLLSLYVYLKKRLLEANMLKDKVIIEECIKILIELKISWEELEKKDTPNPNTAPGTRPTGISITG